From Acropora muricata isolate sample 2 chromosome 14, ASM3666990v1, whole genome shotgun sequence, one genomic window encodes:
- the LOC136898088 gene encoding uncharacterized protein, whose protein sequence is MVDIINERVRRLPSDGYISDSTLEFLLINCNARAGRFYLLPKIQKKNSPGRPVISGCNTPTEKISAFVDHQLKHLVPQIPSYVKDTNDFLAKLKDMERFPDGAILVTIDVVGLYPNIPHDEGLEALRRTLNKRSNPVIPTDHIVDLAELVLKNNDFEFDGSHFYSWIYPRVLGRMFMQMCHSCVTGSSM, encoded by the coding sequence ATGGTTGATATAATTAATGAAAGAGTTCGTAGACTTCCTAGTGATGGGTATATTAGTGATTCAACTCTAGAGTTTTTATTGATTAACTGTAATGCAAGAGCTGGACGTTTTTATCTCCTTCCTAaaatccaaaagaaaaatagccctGGTCGGCCGGTTATTTCTGGTTGCAACACACCCACAGAGAAAATATCTGCTTTTGTCGATCATCAATTGAAACATTTAGTACCTCAAATTCCATCTTATGTTAAGGATACTAATGACTTTCTCGCCAAACTTAAAGATATGGAGAGGTTTCCCGACGGAGCGATTCTGGTCACTATTGATGTGGTCGGTCTTTATCCCAACATTCCTCATGATGAAGGTTTGGAAGCTCTGCGACGAACTCTGAACAAGAGATCTAACCCTGTGATTCCTACCGATCATATTGTCGACctggctgaattggttctcaagaACAACGACTTTGAATTTGATGGCAGCCatttttactcgtggatatatccacgagttttggggagaatgtttatgcaaatgtgtcactcctgcgtaaccggaagttcaatgtaa